In Deinococcus ruber, one genomic interval encodes:
- a CDS encoding helix-turn-helix domain-containing protein: protein MTQRLFYTPSELADVLRLSGETIRRRLRTGETKGVRIGDTWRVPRTEVLELIGPDTLDALDAQLDQQNAQ, encoded by the coding sequence ATGACACAGCGGCTGTTCTACACGCCGAGCGAGCTGGCAGACGTGCTCAGGCTCAGTGGCGAAACAATTCGGCGCAGACTCCGCACCGGTGAAACGAAGGGCGTGCGGATCGGCGACACCTGGCGCGTTCCCCGAACAGAGGTGCTGGAGCTGATCGGCCCTGACACGCTCGATGCCCTCGACGCGCAGCTCGATCAGCAGAACGCTCAATGA